A genome region from Mycobacterium florentinum includes the following:
- a CDS encoding flavin-containing monooxygenase, with the protein MNDALDVIVVGAGFAGLYALHKLRAQGLSVRVLEAAPEIGGTWYYNRYPGARCDVESVDYCYSFSDELQQEWNWTEKYATQSEILDYLNWVADKLDLRRDIVFGTRVLAAVLDETMLRWTVTADTGVVLSARFCVMATGPLSAAMTPNFAGLDTFSGKIHHTAHWPHEPVDFTGKRVAVIGTGSSGIQSIPIIAEQAAHLYVFQRSANYSVPAGNTPLSAGELDEIKAGYAQRRRLSWRSSGGSPHLPADKPTMQFTRAERRAAFERRWQLGGVLFSKTFPDQMTDLEANEEARMFYEEKVRAVIDDPAVADLLIPTDHPIGTKRICTDSNYFQTFNQPNVTLVSVRDTPIDSVDATGINAGETHYDLDTIVLATGFDAMTGALGSIDIVGRGGATLREDWAHGPRTYLGLGVDGFPNLFLISGPGAPAVLANMVLHAEAQVDWIARTVGYLDSHGCAAIEATMDSVDGWGAECARRAETTLFTKANSWYMGANVPGKPRGFMLFVGGFATYNDICAEVADAGYRGFDLIKR; encoded by the coding sequence GTGAATGATGCTCTCGACGTGATCGTGGTGGGCGCCGGGTTCGCCGGCTTGTACGCGTTGCACAAGCTGCGCGCGCAGGGGCTTTCGGTGCGGGTGCTCGAGGCCGCGCCCGAGATCGGCGGGACCTGGTACTACAACCGGTATCCGGGCGCACGCTGCGACGTCGAGAGCGTCGACTACTGCTACTCGTTCTCCGACGAACTCCAGCAGGAGTGGAACTGGACGGAGAAATACGCCACCCAATCCGAGATCCTCGACTACCTGAACTGGGTCGCCGACAAGCTCGACCTGCGCCGCGACATCGTCTTCGGCACCCGCGTGCTGGCCGCCGTGCTCGACGAGACGATGCTGCGCTGGACGGTCACCGCCGACACCGGGGTGGTGCTCTCGGCGCGGTTCTGTGTGATGGCGACCGGGCCGCTCTCGGCGGCGATGACCCCGAATTTCGCCGGCCTGGACACCTTTTCGGGCAAGATCCACCACACCGCACACTGGCCGCACGAACCCGTCGACTTCACCGGCAAGCGGGTGGCGGTCATCGGCACGGGATCGTCTGGTATCCAATCGATTCCGATCATCGCCGAGCAGGCCGCGCACTTGTACGTGTTCCAGCGCAGCGCCAACTACAGCGTCCCGGCCGGCAACACACCGCTGTCCGCCGGCGAGCTCGACGAGATCAAGGCCGGCTATGCGCAGCGGCGCCGGCTGTCGTGGCGCAGTAGCGGCGGCTCGCCGCACCTCCCCGCGGACAAGCCGACGATGCAGTTCACCCGGGCGGAGCGGCGCGCGGCGTTCGAAAGACGATGGCAGCTAGGGGGGGTGCTGTTCTCGAAGACCTTTCCGGACCAGATGACCGACCTGGAAGCCAACGAAGAGGCCCGCATGTTCTACGAGGAGAAGGTTCGCGCGGTCATCGACGATCCGGCGGTCGCCGATCTGCTGATCCCCACCGACCATCCGATCGGGACGAAGCGAATCTGCACCGACAGCAACTACTTTCAGACGTTCAACCAGCCCAATGTGACGCTGGTCAGCGTCCGTGACACACCGATCGACTCGGTCGACGCGACGGGCATCAACGCGGGAGAGACGCACTACGACCTCGACACGATCGTGCTGGCAACGGGTTTCGACGCTATGACCGGGGCGCTGGGCAGCATCGACATCGTCGGGCGTGGCGGTGCCACGCTGCGCGAGGACTGGGCCCACGGACCGCGTACCTATCTCGGACTGGGCGTCGACGGGTTCCCCAATCTGTTCCTGATCTCGGGCCCGGGCGCCCCCGCCGTGCTCGCGAACATGGTGCTGCACGCCGAGGCGCAGGTGGACTGGATCGCCCGGACGGTCGGCTACCTGGACAGCCACGGGTGTGCCGCCATCGAAGCCACCATGGACAGCGTGGACGGCTGGGGCGCCGAATGCGCCCGGCGTGCCGAGACGACATTGTTCACCAAGGCGAACTCGTGGTACATGGGCGCCAACGTGCCCGGAAAGCCCAGGGGCTTCATGCTGTTCGTCGGCGGATTCGCCACCTACAACGACATCTGCGCCGAGGTGGCCGACGCCGGCTACCGCGGCTTCGATCTAATCAAGCGATGA
- a CDS encoding 2Fe-2S iron-sulfur cluster-binding protein codes for MAEVAHLEVELDGRGYRLRWPRGQTLIDVLLDAGIDAPHSCREGRCGSCVATVVAGEVDMAACQVLGPQDVRDGLILACQARPASPALHIEF; via the coding sequence ATGGCAGAAGTTGCACACCTAGAGGTCGAGCTGGATGGGCGCGGCTACCGGTTGCGCTGGCCGCGCGGCCAGACCCTGATCGATGTGTTGCTCGACGCGGGCATTGACGCGCCCCACTCGTGCCGGGAGGGCCGCTGCGGCTCGTGCGTGGCCACCGTCGTGGCCGGCGAGGTCGACATGGCGGCATGCCAGGTGCTGGGACCCCAGGACGTGCGGGACGGCCTGATTCTGGCGTGTCAGGCCAGGCCGGCGAGTCCGGCTCTGCACATCGAGTTCTGA
- a CDS encoding acyl-CoA dehydrogenase family protein, which produces MSDRVLDRVVAMADQLRDQAAEAEQIGRLTDDTVKLMKGAGLIRLLQTKQYQGFEVHPREFAETTMATAALDPAAGWIVGVVGVHPYQLAYADPKVSAEIWADDVDTWMASPYAPQGVAKPVDGGYLFNGRWQFSSGTDHCDWIILGAMRGDEKGIPLMPPQMLHMILPRKDYEIVEDSWNVVGLRGTGSKDVIVKDAFVPAYRTMDATKVMDGTAQREAGMTEPLYLMPWSTMFPLGISAATIGIAEGALAAHLDYQRERVGATGTAIKDDPYVMHAIGEAAADINAARQELLANADRIYDMVAAGKEVSFADRAAGRRTQVRAVWRAVAAVDEIFARSGGNAARMDKPLQRYWRDVHVGQMHAIHVPGTTYHAAALSSLGVEPPEGPLRALI; this is translated from the coding sequence ATGAGCGACCGGGTACTCGACCGGGTAGTGGCCATGGCCGACCAATTGCGCGACCAGGCCGCCGAAGCCGAACAAATTGGCCGGCTTACCGACGACACCGTCAAGCTGATGAAGGGCGCCGGCCTGATCCGGCTGCTGCAAACCAAGCAATACCAAGGCTTCGAGGTCCACCCCCGCGAGTTCGCCGAGACGACCATGGCCACCGCCGCGCTGGATCCGGCCGCCGGCTGGATCGTCGGCGTGGTGGGCGTGCACCCCTACCAGTTGGCGTATGCGGACCCGAAGGTGTCCGCCGAGATCTGGGCCGACGATGTCGACACCTGGATGGCATCCCCGTACGCGCCGCAGGGTGTGGCCAAACCCGTCGACGGCGGTTACCTGTTCAACGGTCGCTGGCAGTTCAGCTCGGGCACCGACCATTGCGACTGGATCATCCTGGGCGCGATGCGCGGCGACGAAAAGGGCATCCCGTTGATGCCGCCGCAGATGTTGCACATGATCCTGCCGCGCAAGGACTACGAGATCGTCGAGGACTCGTGGAATGTGGTGGGGCTGCGCGGAACCGGCTCCAAGGACGTGATCGTCAAGGACGCGTTCGTCCCGGCCTACCGGACGATGGACGCCACCAAGGTGATGGACGGCACCGCCCAGCGCGAGGCCGGCATGACCGAGCCCCTGTATCTGATGCCGTGGTCGACGATGTTCCCGCTGGGCATCTCCGCGGCCACCATCGGCATCGCCGAAGGAGCACTCGCCGCGCACCTGGACTATCAGCGCGAGCGCGTCGGGGCCACCGGCACCGCGATCAAGGACGACCCGTACGTCATGCACGCGATCGGTGAGGCCGCCGCCGACATCAACGCCGCCCGCCAGGAACTGCTGGCCAACGCCGACCGGATCTACGACATGGTCGCGGCCGGCAAGGAGGTGTCGTTCGCCGACCGCGCGGCCGGACGCCGCACCCAGGTGCGCGCGGTGTGGCGCGCGGTGGCAGCGGTCGACGAGATCTTCGCCCGCTCGGGCGGCAACGCCGCCCGAATGGACAAGCCGCTGCAGCGCTACTGGCGCGACGTGCACGTCGGCCAGATGCACGCCATCCATGTCCCCGGTACCACCTACCACGCGGCCGCACTGAGCTCGCTCGGCGTCGAACCCCCAGAGGGTCCGCTACGGGCGTTGATTTAG
- the bphC gene encoding biphenyl-2,3-diol 1,2-dioxygenase, whose translation MTDLKSLGYITISTRDIERWRRFAFGVLGFAEGKGPDESALYLRMDERAARLIVVPGETDRVLTIGWEVRDHPALRRIKATLDGAGVPFKQLSVEEAEARRVEEVIAFDDPAGTTLEVFHGAVLDHSPVVTPFGARFVTGDQGLGHVVVPAMDPNGVFDFYTEVLGFRSRGAFRVPLPKEFGPVRVRFLGINERHHSMAIVPAAHMRDPRLVHIMVEVDTLDAVGQALDRVNAEGFQLSSTLGRHTNDKMISFYVRAPGDWDIEFGTEGMRVDENYYTAEEITADSYWGHQWVGEMPAAMRL comes from the coding sequence ATGACAGACCTGAAAAGCCTTGGCTACATTACTATTTCGACCCGAGACATCGAACGGTGGCGCCGTTTCGCGTTCGGCGTCCTGGGTTTCGCCGAGGGTAAAGGCCCCGACGAGTCCGCGCTGTATCTGCGGATGGACGAGCGCGCGGCACGGCTGATCGTGGTGCCCGGCGAGACCGATCGGGTGCTGACCATCGGCTGGGAGGTCCGCGACCACCCGGCGCTGCGGCGGATCAAGGCGACCCTCGACGGGGCCGGCGTGCCGTTCAAGCAGCTGTCGGTCGAGGAGGCCGAGGCCCGCCGGGTGGAAGAGGTGATCGCGTTCGACGACCCGGCCGGCACCACACTCGAGGTGTTCCACGGCGCGGTGCTCGACCACAGCCCGGTCGTCACGCCGTTCGGCGCACGATTCGTCACCGGCGATCAGGGCCTGGGCCATGTGGTGGTGCCGGCGATGGATCCCAACGGCGTGTTCGACTTCTACACCGAGGTCCTGGGTTTCCGGTCTCGCGGCGCATTCCGGGTGCCGTTGCCCAAAGAGTTTGGCCCGGTGCGGGTTCGCTTCCTCGGCATCAACGAACGTCATCACAGCATGGCGATCGTGCCGGCCGCGCATATGCGTGACCCGCGCCTGGTCCACATCATGGTCGAGGTCGACACCCTCGACGCGGTGGGCCAGGCTCTGGACCGCGTCAATGCCGAGGGCTTCCAGTTGTCGTCGACGCTGGGCCGCCACACCAATGACAAGATGATCTCGTTCTACGTCCGGGCGCCCGGCGATTGGGACATCGAGTTCGGCACCGAGGGCATGCGGGTCGACGAAAACTATTACACGGCAGAGGAAATCACCGCCGACAGCTACTGGGGTCATCAGTGGGTCGGCGAGATGCCCGCGGCGATGCGGCTATGA
- a CDS encoding FAD-dependent oxidoreductase: MTPDTDVTPIAASSITAWDHEADVVIAGYGVAGAAAAVEAARSGADVLVLERTGSWGGAAAMAGGFIYLGGGTPLQNACGFQDSVENMEAFLNVAMGPGADADRIADYCAGSVAHFEWLVGCGVPFKAEFFSEPGWEPMGDQGLMYSGGENSYPFNTIATPAPRGHVPQMQNKKQGEASAGYMLMKPLVETATAAGARALYDVRVQCLIVESDGRVVGIRARQYGTEMTIRARTGVVLATGSFAYNDAMVARYAPRIAGRPAASIEQHDGQAIRMAHALGADLAHMDATEVAIFIDPQQLVRGILVNGRGQRYVAEDTYPGRVGQLTLYHQDNTAYLIIDSDAQEEAMASWSPKFMLREATWVADNVADLERDIGLAPGSLQATVAAYNEGAARGEDPLLHKKPEWIKPIGTPVGAIDLRENTGGFTLGGLATTLDAEVLHVSGEPIPGLFAAGRSTAGLAAWGYASGVSLGDGSFYGRRAGRSAAKG; encoded by the coding sequence ATGACGCCTGACACCGACGTCACGCCGATTGCGGCGTCGTCGATTACCGCATGGGATCACGAGGCCGACGTCGTCATCGCCGGATACGGCGTCGCGGGTGCGGCGGCCGCGGTCGAGGCGGCCCGCTCCGGGGCCGACGTTCTGGTGTTGGAGCGCACCGGTTCCTGGGGCGGCGCGGCGGCCATGGCCGGCGGTTTCATCTACCTCGGCGGTGGCACACCCCTGCAAAACGCTTGTGGTTTCCAAGATTCCGTCGAGAACATGGAAGCGTTTCTGAACGTGGCGATGGGACCGGGCGCCGATGCGGACCGGATCGCCGATTACTGCGCCGGCAGCGTCGCGCATTTCGAGTGGCTGGTCGGATGCGGCGTGCCGTTCAAGGCGGAGTTCTTCTCCGAGCCCGGCTGGGAGCCAATGGGTGATCAGGGCCTGATGTACAGCGGCGGCGAAAACTCCTACCCGTTCAACACGATCGCCACCCCCGCTCCGCGCGGTCATGTCCCGCAGATGCAGAACAAGAAGCAGGGCGAAGCCAGCGCCGGCTACATGCTGATGAAGCCCCTCGTCGAAACCGCAACCGCGGCGGGCGCACGCGCGCTCTACGACGTGCGGGTGCAGTGTCTGATCGTCGAGTCCGACGGCAGGGTGGTCGGCATCCGGGCCCGCCAGTACGGCACCGAGATGACGATCCGGGCGCGCACCGGTGTGGTGCTCGCGACGGGAAGCTTCGCCTACAACGATGCGATGGTGGCGCGTTATGCGCCGCGGATCGCCGGACGGCCGGCCGCGTCGATCGAGCAACACGACGGGCAGGCGATCCGGATGGCGCACGCGCTGGGCGCCGATCTGGCCCACATGGACGCCACCGAGGTCGCGATCTTCATCGACCCGCAGCAGCTGGTGCGCGGGATCCTGGTCAACGGCCGTGGCCAGCGCTACGTCGCCGAGGACACCTACCCGGGCCGCGTCGGACAGCTCACGCTCTACCACCAGGACAACACCGCCTACCTGATCATCGACAGCGATGCCCAGGAAGAGGCAATGGCGTCGTGGTCGCCCAAATTCATGCTGCGGGAGGCGACCTGGGTGGCCGACAATGTGGCGGACCTGGAGCGCGACATCGGCCTGGCACCCGGTTCGCTGCAGGCGACCGTCGCCGCCTACAACGAGGGCGCCGCCCGCGGTGAGGATCCGCTGCTGCACAAGAAGCCGGAATGGATCAAGCCGATCGGCACCCCGGTCGGCGCGATCGACCTGCGCGAGAACACCGGCGGTTTCACCCTGGGCGGGCTGGCCACCACGCTGGACGCCGAGGTGCTGCACGTCAGCGGCGAACCCATCCCGGGGCTGTTCGCCGCGGGCCGTTCGACCGCGGGGCTGGCCGCCTGGGGCTATGCCAGCGGCGTCTCTCTCGGTGACGGCAGCTTCTACGGCCGCCGCGCCGGACGCTCGGCCGCCAAGGGCTGA
- a CDS encoding IclR family transcriptional regulator produces MSGTARTVATAEPSTPTAVIDRISLVLDAFDGPGRLTLAQIVRRTGLPRSSAHRMLERLVQLRWLRRSGRDYELGMRLVELGSLAVHQDRLVRAAGPLLGELHRATGLVAHLAVLDGPDVVYLDKVGDRMADAIPTRVGSRQPAHCTAVGKAILAYRDDDTQVDLQVRKTKYSVATSSQLAAELAKVRAHGVAFEREESLPGFGCVAAPIGGPGEAVAAVSVCGPMNRMTFDQRLTAPVRMTAMGIWRNAEDGPRRVAPTLQPLRPIRPVRPALQYA; encoded by the coding sequence ATGTCAGGGACCGCGCGCACCGTTGCGACCGCAGAACCCAGCACTCCCACGGCCGTCATCGACCGCATTTCGCTGGTCCTCGACGCGTTCGACGGGCCGGGCCGGCTGACCCTGGCACAGATCGTGCGGCGCACCGGCCTGCCCCGCTCCTCGGCGCACCGGATGCTCGAGCGCCTGGTGCAGCTGCGCTGGCTGCGCCGCAGCGGTCGCGACTACGAGCTCGGGATGCGCTTGGTGGAACTCGGGTCGCTGGCCGTGCATCAGGACCGCCTGGTCCGTGCGGCCGGTCCGCTGCTGGGCGAACTGCACCGCGCCACCGGGCTGGTCGCACACCTGGCGGTGCTGGACGGACCGGATGTGGTCTACCTCGACAAGGTCGGCGACCGCATGGCCGACGCGATCCCCACCCGTGTCGGCAGCCGGCAGCCCGCGCATTGCACCGCCGTGGGCAAGGCGATCTTGGCCTACCGCGACGACGACACCCAGGTCGATCTGCAGGTGCGCAAGACCAAGTATTCGGTCGCCACCAGCTCGCAGCTGGCCGCGGAACTGGCCAAGGTGCGCGCCCACGGCGTCGCATTCGAACGCGAGGAGTCGCTGCCCGGATTCGGTTGTGTCGCAGCGCCCATCGGCGGACCGGGCGAGGCCGTCGCGGCGGTGTCGGTCTGCGGCCCGATGAACCGGATGACGTTCGATCAGCGACTGACCGCACCGGTGCGCATGACGGCGATGGGCATCTGGCGCAACGCCGAGGACGGCCCGCGCCGGGTGGCACCGACCCTGCAGCCGCTGCGTCCGATCCGGCCGGTACGTCCCGCGTTGCAATACGCGTGA
- a CDS encoding SDR family NAD(P)-dependent oxidoreductase: protein MNPFAGGVAVITGAGSGIGAGLARHAITLGMTVVLADIDADAVAAVREELCAAGGSAVDLVCDVRDPDAVQQLAERTYRDIGPVRLLVNNAGVEQFGYLWDTPVANWQRVVDVNVSGVFHGVRAFLPKMMATDAPAWVWNLSSVGGVVAIPLQAPYIVSKHAVLALTECLYLDVRSAGHGQHIHVQAVLPGAVKSNIFESAGGVDASGDAAVAEAQRAAMLDVKAAAMDARAAAATIFEQAAEGRFYLLTEPEYVGSAMAERANVLATQSHPDPRRK from the coding sequence GTGAATCCGTTCGCCGGCGGCGTCGCGGTCATCACCGGAGCCGGCTCCGGCATCGGCGCGGGCCTGGCCCGTCACGCGATAACACTTGGAATGACGGTGGTGCTCGCCGACATTGACGCCGATGCCGTGGCCGCAGTGCGCGAAGAGCTCTGCGCCGCGGGCGGATCGGCCGTCGACCTGGTGTGCGACGTGCGCGACCCGGATGCGGTCCAGCAGCTCGCCGAGCGCACCTACCGCGATATTGGCCCGGTGCGGCTGCTCGTCAACAACGCGGGCGTCGAGCAGTTCGGCTATCTGTGGGACACGCCCGTCGCCAACTGGCAGCGGGTCGTCGACGTCAACGTCAGCGGAGTGTTCCACGGCGTGCGTGCTTTTCTGCCGAAGATGATGGCCACCGACGCGCCCGCCTGGGTGTGGAACCTGTCGTCGGTCGGCGGCGTGGTGGCAATTCCGCTGCAGGCGCCCTACATCGTGAGCAAGCACGCGGTGCTGGCGTTGACCGAATGTCTGTATCTCGACGTGCGGTCCGCCGGGCACGGCCAGCACATTCACGTGCAGGCGGTGTTGCCCGGCGCCGTGAAATCCAACATCTTCGAATCGGCCGGCGGTGTCGACGCGAGCGGTGACGCCGCGGTGGCCGAGGCGCAGCGCGCGGCGATGCTGGACGTGAAGGCAGCGGCCATGGATGCGCGGGCGGCCGCCGCGACGATCTTCGAGCAGGCCGCCGAGGGTCGCTTCTACCTACTCACCGAACCGGAGTATGTCGGGTCGGCAATGGCGGAGCGAGCGAATGTGCTTGCGACACAGAGCCATCCAGATCCGCGCCGGAAGTGA
- a CDS encoding GMC oxidoreductase, which yields MVVALRQAREIAHGAALTPWCGAELLPGEQVQSDEDCRAFLRRSTDSFFHLVGTCRIGTDDLAVVDPQLRVHGVDGLRVVDASVMPSPVSAPTNAAILGIAERAAELITSGADLDGSVSQAHSLAPPLPTRHTPVR from the coding sequence ATGGTCGTGGCGTTACGGCAGGCACGCGAAATCGCGCATGGCGCCGCATTGACGCCCTGGTGCGGTGCGGAACTTCTTCCCGGCGAACAAGTCCAGAGCGACGAGGATTGCCGCGCGTTCCTGCGGCGTAGCACGGATTCCTTCTTCCACCTGGTCGGCACGTGCCGAATCGGTACGGACGACCTTGCGGTGGTGGACCCGCAATTGCGTGTGCACGGGGTTGACGGCCTGCGGGTTGTCGACGCCTCGGTGATGCCCTCGCCGGTATCGGCGCCGACGAACGCGGCGATACTCGGGATCGCGGAGCGGGCAGCCGAGCTGATCACTTCCGGCGCGGATCTGGATGGCTCTGTGTCGCAAGCACATTCGCTCGCTCCGCCATTGCCGACCCGACATACTCCGGTTCGGTGA